In one window of Primulina tabacum isolate GXHZ01 chromosome 8, ASM2559414v2, whole genome shotgun sequence DNA:
- the LOC142554801 gene encoding uncharacterized protein LOC142554801, which produces MNKPHFNKDHTDDGQACFNCGKKGHFIAECNRPIKDEKKSGDRRRVKDNKRFIKKKSQRVLVAEENKDLVTALHDMVDEFKRLSQQFNEAKTEKQNLENKLTLSSCSQQKEVNGLKVSKKKNLEESIWFLDSGCSRHMTGSKDLLSEVIKYKGPTITFGDNSKGKAVGKDHGIKHELSAARSPQQNGVAERRNRTLKEAARTMLAEYGISQRYSTVSKAYRVYNQRTLTVEEYIHIVFDESSICHDNNSNSIHDLINNLDATNLEASSDDEVDLRKIGEITSKEKSTVQEQTQQVNEPEDIQQTQMEVALEQEEEITQPTELNPYVLCLQWKKDHPLELVIGNPTAPLRTRNQLINEVMHAAFVPQIEPKKIDDALLDSNWIEAMHEELNQFERSKVWHLVPRPNNTHVIMTRWVFRNKMDENGLIIRNKARLVAQSYRQEEEQPPGFINHIFPDYVYKLDKALYGLKQAPRAWYDTFTKFLLEHGFSIGTSENEIFINQAKYTRDMLKKFGMENCSPASTPMSSTIKLDKDEGGISVDTKMYRGLIGSLLYLTASRPDIMFAVCLCARFQAKPMQSHFIAAKRILKYLKETANVGLWYPKDSSLNLVGYSDADYAGCKVDRKSTSGSCQFLDERAIAITYNPVMHSRTKHIDIRHHFILEHVMKKEIRLEYVHTDQQTADIFTKPLPEAKFSYFRNMLGLIDLS; this is translated from the exons ATGAATAAACCTCACTTCAACAAGGACCATACTGATGATGGTCAAgcttgttttaactgtggaaagaaagGACACTTTATTGCAGAATGTAACAGGCCaataaaagatgaaaagaaatcaGGTGACAGAAGACGAGTTAAAGACAACAAAAGATTCATCAAAAAGAAAAGTCAGCGAGTCCTAGTTGcagaagaaaacaaag ATCTTGTCACCGCACTTCACGACATGGTAGATGAGTTTAAGAGGCTATCACAGCAGTTCAATGAAGCCAAAACAGAAAAACAAAACTTGGAAAACAAGTTAACTCTCTCTAGCTGTTCGCAGCAAAAAGAGGTTAACGGTTTGAAG GTGTCAAAGAAAAAGAACTTGGAGGAATCAATCTGGTTCTTGGATAGTGGCTGCtctagacacatgactggaagcAAGGATCTCCTGTCAGAAGTAATCAAATACAAAGGTCCAACAATCACTTTCGGTGACAATTCTAAAGGTAAAGCTGttggtaagg atcatggcataaaacatgaattatcagCAGCAAGATCACCGcaacaaaacggagtagctgaaagaagaaacCGCACATTGAAGGAAGCAGCTAGAACCATGCTAGCCGAATATGGTATCTcacaaag GTATTCAACAGTGAGTAAAGCATACAGAGTTTATAATCAAAGAACTCTCACTGTTGAAGAATATATACACATcgtatttgatgaatcatctATATGTCATGACAACAATAGTAAcagtatacatgatttaataaataatcttgatgCAACTAACCTTGAAGCAAGCAGTGATGATGAGGTAGATCTGAGAAAAATAGGGGAAATCACATCAAAAGAAAAATCAACCGTTCAAGAACAAACCCAACAGGTGAACGAACCGGAGGACATCCAACAAACGCAGATGGAAGTAGCACTGGagcaagaagaagaaattactCAACCTACCGAGCTAAATCCATATGTACTATGTCTCCAGTGGAAAAAGGATCATCCACTTGAGCTGGTCATCGGTAACCCTACTgctcctcttagaactagaaatcaattGATAAATGAGGTTATGCATGCTGcatttgttcctcagatagaacctaagaaaatTGATGATGCATTACTTGACTCAAATTGGATAGAGGCCATGCACGAAGAACTTAATCAGTTTGAAAGAAGTAAAGTTTGGCATCTAGTCCCTCGGCCTAATAACACTCATGTGATTATGACtagatgggtattcagaaacaaaatggatgaaaatggtTTGATTATAAGAAACAAGGCTAGGCTAGTAGCTCAGAGctatagacaagaagaag AACAACCACCTGGTTTTATTAATCACATTTTTCCTGATTATGTTTACAAACTGGACAAAGCTCTATATGGACTGAAGCAGGCaccaagagcatggtatgacacatTTACCAAATTCCTGCTTGAACATGGTTTCTCAATTGGAACG tccgaaaatgaaatttttatcaATCAAGCCAAATACACTCGAGATATGCTAAAGAAATTCGGCATGGAAAATTGCTCTCCAGCTTCCACCCCAATGAGTTCAACAATTAAGCTGGATAAAGACGAAGGGGGAATCTCTGTTgacacaaaaatgtacagagggTTGATTGGTTCTTTgctatacctaactgccagtcgacCGGACATTATGTTTGCGGTTTGTTTATGTGCACGATTTCAAGCTAAACCTATGCAATCTCATTTTATAGCCGCTAAACGCattcttaaatatcttaaagaaaCTGCTAATGTGGGCCTTTGGTATCCCAAAGATTCAAGTCTTAATCTTGTAGGGTACTCGGATGCAGATTATGCGGGGTGCAAAGTTGACAGAAAGAGTACAAGCGGTTCATGTCAGTTTTTAGATGAACG CGCAATAGCAATCACATACAACCCAGTTATGCACTCTcggacaaaacatattgatatcagacatcacttcatcctAGAACACgtcatgaagaaagaaataCGGCTTGAATATGTTCATACTGATCAACAAACGGCCGATATTTTCACGAAACCATTACCAGAGGCTAAGTTCTCTTATTTCCGCAATatgcttggattaattgatttatcttga
- the LOC142554802 gene encoding uncharacterized protein LOC142554802, translating to MFSKEDYDDWKILMQTHLAAQDDDMWYVITDGPMRILKVNTAATIIEGAPQMVEKHISEWTAEDKKKANLDNVGKDIIYKTLDKNMFAKIKTCTTAKEIWEKLTQLCEGNDQTKENKLTVAIQKFDNAKMKPGETLAEFDERFSSIIIELTSLGKEYSNREIALKVMRALPR from the coding sequence atgttctctaaagaagattatgaCGATTGGAAAATTCTCATGCAGACACATTTAGCAGCCCAAGATGACgatatgtggtatgtcatcactgacggGCCAATGAGAATTCTGAAGGTGAATACAGCTGCAACAATAATTGAAGGTGCTCCTCAGATGGTTGAAAAGCACATATCTGAATGGACAGCTGAGGATAAAAAGAAGGCAAATTTGGATAACGTTGGGAAAGATATTATCTATAAAACTCTGGACAAGAATATGTTCGCCAAGATCAAGACCTGTACTACTGCAaaggaaatttgggaaaaacttACTCAACTATGCGAAGGCAATGATCAGACTAAGGAAAACAAGTTGACTGTGGCTATCCAGAAGTTTGACAACGCAAAGATGAAGCCAGGAGAAACTCTTGCAGAATTTGACGAACGGTTCAGCAGTATCATCATCGAACTCACCTCACTTGGGAAAGAATATTCCAACAGAGAAATTGCTTTAAAAGTTATGCGAGCTCTTCCCAGATAA